One part of the Nymphalis io chromosome 22, ilAglIoxx1.1, whole genome shotgun sequence genome encodes these proteins:
- the LOC126777336 gene encoding uncharacterized protein LOC126777336, producing MVSGEMTSFRLELAKLNSCITEFSNRVDIIEERLSSLEQQKAGSSLNRDDISHEVVTQLRSELNDREQECFSNDLEISGLAEKSGENVIQIVTLVAKKIGVNLQDVDIVSAQRSGPRRDTLSSGEQPRPRPITVRLTRRALRADMLRAARVRRGADSSSVIDGEPRRFYVNERLTKLNKFIFFKAKEEGRNKDWKYIWTKGGRIYVRRTFDAPVHRVRGEGDIKKIFGDS from the coding sequence ATGGTCTCTGGAGAGATGACATCTTTTAGACTCGAGCTAGCCAAATTAAATTCCTGTATCACAGAATTTAGTAATCGCGTGGACATTATTGAGGAGCGTTTATCTTCATTGGAGCAGCAGAAAGCAGGTAGCAGCCTGAACCGGGACGATATCTCTCATGAAGTAGTTACTCAACTTCGTTCTGAGCTTAATGACCGGGAGCAAGAATGCTTCTCTAATGATCTGGAGATATCAGGCTTGGCAGAAAAGTCCGGAGAAAATGTGATTCAAATTGTCACGCTGGTGGCCAAGAAAATAGGCGTTAATCTTCAGGACGTCGACATTGTGAGCGCGCAGCGATCGGGTCCGCGTCGCGATACTTTGAGTAGCGGCGAGCAGCCGCGCCCGCGTCCTATCACTGTACGGTTGACGCGGCGCGCATTGCGCGCTGATATGTTACGAGCGGCGCGTGTACGACGAGGCGCCGACTCCTCGAGCGTTATAGACGGAGAGCCGCGCCGTTTCTACGTCAATGAGCGccttacgaaattaaataaattcatatttttcaaagcCAAAGAAGAAGGCCGGAATAAAGATTGGAAATACATTTGGACGAAGGGCGGGCGCATTTATGTTAGACGTACCTTTGATGCCCCAGTGCACCGAGTACGAGGAGAGGGTGAcatcaaaaaaatttttggagacagctaa